In Opitutaceae bacterium TAV5, one genomic interval encodes:
- a CDS encoding type II secretion protein has product MNGTLSAFTLVELLTVIAIIGILAGIMIPVVGKVRESARKTTCLSNVRSIGQALVMYGNDNKDWGPSTGNGQKGMGHLWINSGSGYYNFGLLLPYLNLRRPTSSATRPELPTIFQCPADRSRKQYNLDNTTRVETSYWLSLQATSGPFTANSDEEKPTQLSQLPPRRVVIVDFCKWWDPVLDGASANNHEGKGFHAFRMSGSVTWIPTSKTSGSDFSWKWSKLDEI; this is encoded by the coding sequence ATGAATGGCACCCTGAGTGCCTTTACCCTGGTCGAACTCCTTACGGTCATCGCGATCATCGGCATCCTCGCCGGCATCATGATCCCGGTCGTCGGAAAAGTCCGTGAAAGCGCCCGCAAAACCACCTGCCTGAGCAACGTTCGCTCAATCGGGCAGGCCCTTGTCATGTATGGCAATGACAACAAGGATTGGGGACCATCGACCGGTAACGGGCAGAAGGGCATGGGACACCTGTGGATCAATAGCGGCAGTGGCTATTACAATTTCGGACTGTTGTTGCCCTACCTGAACTTGCGCAGGCCGACGTCTTCCGCGACCAGACCGGAGTTGCCGACGATTTTCCAATGCCCCGCAGACCGCAGCCGCAAACAATACAACCTCGACAATACAACACGGGTGGAGACTTCCTACTGGCTGTCCCTGCAGGCGACAAGCGGCCCTTTCACGGCCAACAGTGACGAGGAGAAACCCACCCAGCTCTCTCAACTGCCGCCGCGCCGCGTGGTGATAGTCGATTTTTGCAAATGGTGGGATCCGGTCCTGGATGGCGCCTCTGCCAACAATCATGAGGGCAAGGGCTTTCATGCTTTTCGGATGAGTGGCAGCGTAACCTGGATACCGACAAGCAAAACATCCGGATCGGACTTTTCATGGAAATGGTCCAAGCTCGATGAGATCTGA
- a CDS encoding anchor protein: protein MKHNYTILPARALGLLPALVIAGSLHAAAPVTVVTDPVENTTDWTRVVTNTSVNNNVYTDRGGLAPTAGENYWIGGNMTGSGTPNRGIYQYFSGKTLEVGTYTATFDIGRLDTEYIPNFVSSLEINLLADTQGAAGSYAYNERLEASAVTITSASTPAAMTWETWTYTFTITEDTKNRAGDSVVGSTLGFLIISAVPNDSGYAFDNLTITYTAPVPEPGMVAALAGLAALGAAVCIRRRRGVRSCPDA, encoded by the coding sequence ATGAAGCACAACTACACCATCCTGCCTGCCCGAGCTCTCGGCCTTCTGCCTGCGCTCGTTATTGCCGGTTCGCTCCACGCTGCCGCTCCCGTCACCGTCGTCACCGATCCGGTGGAAAACACCACGGATTGGACCCGCGTGGTTACCAATACGTCTGTGAACAACAATGTTTACACGGACAGAGGCGGTCTTGCGCCGACGGCAGGCGAAAACTACTGGATAGGTGGTAACATGACGGGGTCGGGAACTCCCAACCGTGGCATCTACCAATATTTCTCCGGCAAGACACTGGAAGTCGGCACCTACACAGCGACTTTCGACATCGGGCGTCTCGACACGGAATACATCCCCAACTTTGTCAGCAGTCTCGAAATCAACCTGCTCGCCGACACTCAAGGGGCTGCCGGTTCCTATGCTTACAACGAACGACTGGAGGCGAGTGCCGTTACCATCACCTCCGCTTCCACACCGGCGGCCATGACATGGGAGACCTGGACCTATACCTTCACCATCACCGAGGATACTAAAAATCGGGCTGGTGATTCGGTCGTCGGCTCCACCCTCGGGTTCCTGATCATATCGGCGGTCCCCAACGATTCCGGCTACGCCTTCGACAATCTCACCATCACCTACACAGCGCCCGTCCCCGAGCCCGGCATGGTCGCAGCCTTGGCCGGACTCGCTGCCCTTGGCGCAGCCGTCTGCATTCGCCGCCGCCGCGGGGTCCGATCGTGCCCGGACGCGTGA
- a CDS encoding sodium:melibiose symporter, with translation MSTKLFHKVRPTATEDKVPPSRRLAYGMGNFSDHIGTDTLMSNANPIFNIALHMDPRLLGVAIGIMRFWDAITDPVVGALSDNARTRWGRRRPFMLFGALGAGITFPLLWLVPGGLSSTGVFIWFTAFSILFFTFQTFFTIPWTALGYELTPDYNERTRVMEIRAYMGTAVGLVVPWTYAFTQFPVWGGSTLTGARWMGVCVGILVILSGLIPVIFLRERFFRKAQNQDKIPILKSVGMTLKNKPFIMMVLITFFTVVGGRTVNHLGFYIGLYYLFNGDTVKQGVLAGVGGNVALVIGLASVFLLNRLSQRIGKRKTLALCLILLVISGFAKWLFYTPENPWLSLVVLAFTMPSGSGFWLLISSIKADICDDDELNTGFRREGAIGAVSAWISKLSISATAVLAGFVLAVTGYHAASGSAQAAGVVDAMRWWFYIIPSASAIIALFLLWWFPITEERAREIRAQLEARRGKL, from the coding sequence GTGTCCACCAAACTCTTCCACAAGGTCCGGCCCACTGCTACCGAGGACAAGGTGCCTCCTTCCCGGCGCCTCGCCTACGGCATGGGCAACTTTTCCGACCACATCGGCACGGACACACTGATGTCCAATGCCAACCCGATCTTCAACATCGCGCTCCACATGGACCCGCGCCTGCTCGGCGTGGCCATCGGCATCATGCGGTTCTGGGATGCGATCACCGACCCCGTCGTCGGCGCCCTCTCCGACAACGCCCGCACCCGCTGGGGCCGCCGTCGCCCCTTCATGCTCTTCGGCGCGCTCGGCGCCGGCATCACCTTTCCCCTGCTCTGGCTCGTGCCTGGCGGCCTCTCTTCCACCGGCGTCTTCATCTGGTTCACGGCCTTCTCCATCCTCTTTTTCACGTTCCAGACCTTTTTCACGATTCCCTGGACCGCTCTCGGCTACGAACTCACGCCCGACTACAACGAGCGCACCCGCGTCATGGAAATCCGGGCCTACATGGGCACCGCCGTCGGCCTCGTCGTCCCCTGGACCTACGCCTTTACCCAGTTCCCGGTCTGGGGAGGCAGCACTCTCACCGGCGCCCGCTGGATGGGCGTCTGTGTCGGCATCCTCGTCATCCTCTCCGGCCTCATCCCGGTGATCTTTCTGCGCGAACGGTTTTTCAGGAAAGCCCAAAACCAGGACAAGATCCCCATCCTGAAATCGGTCGGGATGACACTGAAAAACAAGCCTTTCATCATGATGGTGCTCATCACCTTTTTCACCGTGGTGGGAGGGCGCACCGTCAACCATCTCGGCTTCTACATCGGGCTCTATTATCTCTTCAACGGCGACACCGTCAAACAAGGTGTCCTCGCCGGCGTCGGCGGCAATGTCGCCCTCGTCATCGGCCTGGCCTCCGTCTTCCTCCTCAACCGCCTCTCCCAACGTATCGGGAAACGCAAGACGCTCGCCCTTTGCCTGATCCTGCTGGTCATCAGCGGATTTGCCAAGTGGCTCTTCTACACTCCGGAAAATCCCTGGCTCAGTCTGGTCGTGCTGGCCTTTACCATGCCCTCCGGTTCCGGTTTCTGGTTGCTCATCTCCTCCATCAAGGCCGACATCTGTGACGACGACGAACTCAACACCGGCTTCCGCCGCGAAGGCGCCATCGGGGCCGTTTCCGCATGGATCTCCAAGCTCTCCATCTCGGCGACCGCCGTTCTCGCGGGTTTTGTCCTGGCCGTCACCGGCTACCACGCCGCCTCCGGCTCCGCCCAGGCCGCCGGTGTCGTCGATGCGATGCGCTGGTGGTTCTACATCATCCCTTCCGCCTCCGCCATCATCGCCCTCTTTCTCCTCTGGTGGTTCCCCATCACCGAAGAACGCGCCCGCGAAATCCGCGCCCAACTTGAAGCGCGAAGGGGAAAACTTTGA